CAGGCAGCGCGCTGCTGAAAACGGCCATGCAGCAATTACAGCTTTCGGCGCGCGCTTATCATCGCGTACTCAAGCTGGCGCGCACGATTGCTGATCTGGCCGGAGAAGCGAATATCCAGACTACAAATCTGGCCGAGGCGCTGCAGTATCGACCGAAGATGGATTTATTGTAAGTAGGGGAGTCGAATTATTTTAACGTGATCAGGACTTACACACTTTCGCAAAAGAAAGCCCGAAAATAGGGGTGTGTGGGGTGCTCCGCGCCCTACACACCCCTATTTTCGGTATATTTTTCATCATTTTGCGTAAGCCTTGGCGATTATTCTGCCATCGGTTGCTTGCGCCAGAAAAACGCCCAGTACATACTGATAGCAATCGTATACAGTGTAATGGTGATGGCGAAGGCCGGGCCGAAGCCGTAATGCACCTGTAAATAGCCACTAAGCGCCGGACTGAGCGCCCAACCAAAACTCCAGGCCATGCTCGAAAGGCTGGCTACTGTGCCGCGGGCGGAGGCATCGACGCGCTCCATTACAAAGGTCTGATAAACCGGGGTGCTCATATTCATCAACGCTAAACGGAAATAATAAGCTCCTGCGCTGACCCAGAACCACGGAGAAAAGCCAAGCAGCGCCAAAAGAGGCACCGACAAGCCTTGCGTGACCACCACAACAGGAATTTTGCCAAAACGATCGGCCAGCGGCGGCGCAATCAACAAGCCAACGCCCATCGCCAGCGATCCCCAGGCGAAAAGATTGCCAATCACCGGGTCGGGCTGATGGTGCACCACCCGATAGAAAACATTCATAAACGGCATCACCAATCCAGCCCCAATTGAGGTGATCAGCAAAGGCATAATCAGCTTGCCCAGCAATGCCGGATTCTCTACAGCGTATTTTATCGGTGCAAAGACCGAACGCTGATCGCTCTCCAAACGCTGACGGCGCAGCAAAAATAACGGCGCAATCCCCAATGCAAAAGTGGCTGCCACGACCAGCAAAGACCAGCCATAGGCCGCGCTGCTGGTCGCGGCTGCACCCAATTGGCGCCCCAACAACCCTGGCAGATAGCCGCCGATGGCATTGCCAAAAAATGCCGAAAGCATCTGCAAACCCTGGCTAAAACTGAATAAATAGGTGCGCTCCTGCTCGCCGCTATTTTCCATTAAAAACGGCGACATGGTGATTCCCCACAACCCCTGCCCCAGCCCGGAAAAGATATTCATGGCGTATAACGAAGGCTCCGTCGGCCAGATAACAACCCCCGCCACTGAAAAAGCCGTTAACAAACCACCCAAAACCAGCGAGTATTTACGCCCAAAAATATCAGCCAGATAACCCATGGGCAGCGCAGAAAGCAAAGCGGTGGTACTCGAAACACTGATCAAACGCCCAACCAACGACTCATCAAAACCCAGGCTGAGCACATAAAAATTGAACAGCAATCGGAACACGCCCATCGAAATGCCAGTGAGGATCACATTCAGCAAAAACAAGCGTGCATTGGGTCGAAATAAACGCACACGGTCAATATATGCACCCAGTGCGTTGCGAAGTTTTTCAAATATCATCATAGAATTGGAGATTATACTCCCGCCTTCGGAGGAGTCAAATAAATTACGCGGTAAAGGCAAAAACGCGCTATATTGAGAACATATTCTGCCAGATATGGGGGGATGTATTTCAAGCGCAGATCGTATTTACCCCCCAAAGCTGTGGATAACTCGCAAAAAACTGTGGAGAAGTGGTCTTTTATGTTGAAAACTCGTTCTAACTATGTGTAGCAGGATTGATAGCGAACCCCCATATCTGGGTGGGACTATTTTTAGGAAACCATATCTACAGAAAGCCTGATTCTCGCTAAAATCTATTGCGGTTGTTCGCGTTTTCTCCCCATCACCGTTGGGGAGAAAATTGACTGGCATTTCCCCCGGATATCGGACGGTCAATTAATTTTATGGTATATATGGCGTAATTCCCGACCCACTAAAAACTTATCCACATATCCCCAGCCCCTACTAAGACGACTATTTTAACTATTAATTATTATTTGGGGATACTATCTTTAAAAAAACAAACTCACAAAAAGGTACTCTTTTTTTCTTGCTCTTTGAGGGGATCATCTGCCACCGGAGAGAGTCCCGCCTTGATCAGTTGTGAGCGTAATTTCTTTACCGTCTTTTTTAACTCAGCCATCCGAACTTCGCGCCCAGCCATCATATTGACCAGTTTTTGAAGTTCTTCGGTACGCTCTCGAACTAATAGCTTCAGATGTTCCTGATATTGACGTAGTTCAAGCTCAACACGTTCGCGCTCTTCCAGGAATTGAATTCGGTCAACTACAACCGCCACATGCCGCGCCATGGTTTCTAAATATTCAATTTCTGCCTGTGTTGGAACCCGCACCCCTTCTTCCCCAAATGTCCCCGTTGCGATGGCGCCTAGACGCTGATGTTCCAAATATACTGGCACATTGATGATGGTCCGATTTCCTAAAGCGGAAACGATGTCTTTGTTCGTGCGGGGATCTGTGCGTGCATCTTCGGCAATGCAGATATGATCGCCTTGTGTAATCTCCTCATTCCAGGCATCGCCAGCTATTTTGAACTCACTTACCCGTGAACCAAATTCTTCGGCTTTTTTCCCGGCGCAAGTCAGAAGTTGAGCGTATTCCCTTTCTTCGCTCAGCACATAAATCCAGACATTATTATAGCCAAACTGAGTTTGTA
This genomic window from Chloroflexota bacterium contains:
- a CDS encoding MFS transporter, with amino-acid sequence MMIFEKLRNALGAYIDRVRLFRPNARLFLLNVILTGISMGVFRLLFNFYVLSLGFDESLVGRLISVSSTTALLSALPMGYLADIFGRKYSLVLGGLLTAFSVAGVVIWPTEPSLYAMNIFSGLGQGLWGITMSPFLMENSGEQERTYLFSFSQGLQMLSAFFGNAIGGYLPGLLGRQLGAAATSSAAYGWSLLVVAATFALGIAPLFLLRRQRLESDQRSVFAPIKYAVENPALLGKLIMPLLITSIGAGLVMPFMNVFYRVVHHQPDPVIGNLFAWGSLAMGVGLLIAPPLADRFGKIPVVVVTQGLSVPLLALLGFSPWFWVSAGAYYFRLALMNMSTPVYQTFVMERVDASARGTVASLSSMAWSFGWALSPALSGYLQVHYGFGPAFAITITLYTIAISMYWAFFWRKQPMAE
- a CDS encoding GAF domain-containing protein encodes the protein MAATSDFAKNKGHLSSLMRLFQELERARSHQDVANALLREIQTQFGYNNVWIYVLSEEREYAQLLTCAGKKAEEFGSRVSEFKIAGDAWNEEITQGDHICIAEDARTDPRTNKDIVSALGNRTIINVPVYLEHQRLGAIATGTFGEEGVRVPTQAEIEYLETMARHVAVVVDRIQFLEERERVELELRQYQEHLKLLVRERTEELQKLVNMMAGREVRMAELKKTVKKLRSQLIKAGLSPVADDPLKEQEKKSTFL